One window from the genome of Jiangella alba encodes:
- a CDS encoding heavy metal translocating P-type ATPase: MSDTAVRPDANELLELQVAGMTCAACARRVERALNALDGVTATVNYATERAVVAGVPAADAARAVEAVRAAGYDAAPWERGDDEWSRRARTDRIASLRRRLIVAALLTIPLCDLTIVLALVPEWRFPFWEAACVALAVPIVFWAAAPFHRAALRHLRHRSFTMDTLVSLGITASFGWAVVTLAIGSDEPAYWLGYGMTPAGADSLYLDVAAAMTTFQLAGRYFETRSRRRAGDVLNALDRLAAVSVRVLRDGREVLVAPAELRAGEVFVVLPGETIAADGRVRAGLAAVDVSAMTGEPVPREVRPGDDVVGGTVSSDGRLEVVAERVGAHTQLAQMVALAEEAQQRKARIHALVDRVVAVFVPAVMALSAVVLAGWLLAGAAPRDAFGTAVTVLIIACPCALGLATPTALMVGVGRGAQLGILIKGHDALEASGRIDAVVFDKTGTLTTGIMRVDAVVARDGADAGAVLALAAAVERGSEHAIARAVVAHADETGAAQVAATDHRTLPGLGVRAVVGGREILVGGPGLLLDQGVEVPASLRAELDRRGAAGHTTVVVAAGATAQAVIALSDTVKPSAAPAVARLRSLGLRTILLTGDGPAAAAAVARAAGIDDVRSQVLPAAKAAAVERLRADGRRVAMVGDGINDAAALAAADLGIAVVDGTDVAMRAAGIIVVRDDLRAVVDAVELSRKTLSTIRGNLVWAFGYNLAAVPVAAAGLLNPLIAAATMSLSSVLVVTNSLRLRSFRARRRSAGLG; encoded by the coding sequence GTGAGCGACACCGCCGTCCGGCCGGACGCCAACGAGCTGCTCGAGCTGCAGGTGGCCGGCATGACCTGCGCGGCCTGCGCGCGCCGCGTCGAGCGGGCCCTGAACGCGCTCGACGGCGTCACCGCGACCGTCAACTACGCCACCGAGCGCGCGGTGGTGGCCGGGGTGCCGGCCGCGGACGCCGCGCGAGCGGTCGAGGCGGTCCGCGCGGCCGGCTACGACGCCGCGCCCTGGGAGCGCGGCGACGACGAGTGGAGCCGCCGGGCTCGCACCGACCGCATCGCCTCGCTGCGCCGCCGGCTGATCGTGGCGGCGCTGCTGACCATCCCGCTGTGCGACCTCACCATCGTGCTGGCGCTGGTGCCGGAGTGGCGCTTCCCGTTCTGGGAGGCGGCCTGCGTCGCGCTGGCCGTCCCCATCGTGTTCTGGGCGGCCGCGCCGTTCCACCGGGCGGCGCTGCGGCACCTGCGGCATCGCAGCTTCACCATGGACACGCTGGTGTCGCTCGGCATCACGGCGTCGTTCGGCTGGGCGGTCGTCACGCTGGCGATCGGCTCGGACGAGCCGGCCTACTGGCTGGGGTACGGCATGACGCCGGCCGGCGCCGACTCCCTCTACCTCGACGTCGCCGCGGCGATGACGACGTTCCAGCTGGCCGGCCGCTACTTCGAGACCCGGTCGCGGCGGCGGGCCGGCGACGTGCTGAACGCGCTGGACCGGCTGGCGGCCGTGAGCGTCCGCGTGCTGCGCGACGGGCGGGAGGTCCTCGTCGCGCCCGCCGAGCTGCGCGCGGGCGAGGTGTTCGTCGTGCTGCCGGGGGAGACGATCGCCGCCGACGGACGCGTCCGCGCCGGGCTCGCCGCCGTCGACGTCAGCGCCATGACCGGTGAACCGGTGCCGCGCGAGGTGCGCCCCGGCGACGACGTCGTCGGCGGGACGGTCAGCAGCGACGGCCGCCTCGAGGTGGTGGCCGAACGGGTCGGCGCGCACACCCAGCTGGCGCAGATGGTGGCGCTGGCCGAGGAGGCCCAGCAGCGCAAGGCCCGCATCCACGCTCTGGTCGACCGAGTGGTCGCCGTGTTCGTGCCGGCGGTCATGGCGTTGTCGGCGGTGGTGCTGGCGGGCTGGCTGCTGGCCGGCGCGGCGCCGCGCGACGCCTTCGGCACGGCCGTCACCGTGCTCATCATCGCCTGCCCGTGCGCGCTGGGCCTGGCCACGCCGACCGCGCTGATGGTCGGCGTGGGCCGCGGCGCGCAGCTCGGGATCCTCATCAAGGGCCACGACGCGCTCGAGGCGAGCGGCCGCATCGACGCCGTGGTCTTCGACAAGACCGGCACCCTCACCACCGGGATCATGCGGGTCGACGCCGTCGTCGCGCGGGACGGGGCCGACGCCGGCGCGGTGCTGGCGCTGGCCGCGGCCGTCGAACGCGGCTCCGAGCACGCCATCGCCCGGGCGGTCGTGGCGCACGCCGACGAGACCGGCGCCGCCCAGGTGGCGGCCACCGATCACCGCACCCTTCCCGGACTGGGCGTCCGCGCGGTCGTCGGCGGCCGCGAGATCCTGGTCGGCGGACCCGGGCTGCTGCTCGACCAGGGCGTGGAGGTGCCCGCGTCGCTGCGCGCCGAGCTGGACCGGCGCGGCGCCGCCGGGCACACGACCGTGGTCGTCGCGGCCGGCGCGACGGCGCAGGCCGTCATCGCGCTCTCCGACACCGTCAAGCCGTCCGCCGCGCCCGCGGTCGCCCGGCTGCGCTCGCTCGGGTTGCGGACGATCCTGCTCACCGGCGACGGCCCGGCGGCCGCCGCGGCCGTCGCTCGTGCGGCGGGCATCGACGACGTGCGATCGCAGGTGCTGCCGGCCGCGAAGGCCGCCGCTGTCGAGCGGCTGCGGGCCGATGGCCGCCGGGTCGCCATGGTCGGCGACGGCATCAACGACGCCGCCGCTCTCGCCGCGGCCGATCTCGGCATCGCCGTGGTCGACGGCACCGACGTCGCCATGCGCGCGGCCGGCATCATCGTCGTCCGCGACGACCTGCGCGCCGTCGTCGACGCGGTCGAGCTGTCCCGCAAGACCCTGAGCACCATCCGCGGCAACCTGGTCTGGGCGTTCGGGTACAACCTGGCCGCCGTCCCGGTCGCGGCGGCCGGGCTGCTCAACCCGCTCATCGCGGCCGCCACGATGTCGCTGTCGTCGGTCCTGGTGGTCACCAACAGCCTGCGGCTGCGCTCGTTCCGGGCCCGGCGCCGGTCGGCCGGGCTTGGATAA
- a CDS encoding FecCD family ABC transporter permease yields MPQRFVVFAALVVLLVLGVLVLLGQGSVRIPLDEVASVLLGGEASRDVYETVIVDARLPKALTAVLAGAALAVGGAQMQTLFRNPLADPFVLGVSSGAQLGAAIVILGTTGTGWLSQLGVLDQLGVTGAAIIGAGLVLVLALAVAQRVAGPVTVLIVGVMFGYLAGAVVDVLVYYTEPERLQSLAGFTRGTVRDVSWDDLRVLAPVCVVAVVVSLALARPLNVLLLGERYAATMGIPVRAVQRLSLVAVAVLAGVTTAYCGVIGFIGLAAPHLVRGLLRTSDHRVVLPASALLGAVLVLVAEYVAGGNGVTGTALPLNSVTAFIGGPVVLWVLLRRRRDSAQVPA; encoded by the coding sequence ATGCCGCAACGGTTCGTCGTCTTCGCCGCTCTGGTCGTGCTGCTCGTGCTCGGCGTCCTGGTGCTCCTGGGCCAGGGGTCGGTGCGGATCCCGCTCGACGAGGTCGCCTCGGTGCTGCTGGGCGGTGAGGCGAGCCGCGACGTGTACGAGACGGTGATCGTCGACGCGCGGCTGCCGAAGGCGCTCACCGCCGTGCTCGCCGGCGCCGCGCTCGCCGTCGGCGGCGCCCAGATGCAGACCCTGTTCCGCAACCCGCTGGCCGACCCGTTCGTCCTCGGGGTCAGCTCCGGCGCCCAGCTCGGCGCCGCCATCGTGATCCTGGGGACCACGGGCACCGGCTGGCTGAGCCAGCTCGGCGTGCTGGACCAGCTCGGCGTGACCGGCGCCGCGATCATCGGAGCCGGGCTGGTGCTCGTCCTCGCGCTGGCGGTCGCGCAGCGCGTCGCCGGGCCGGTCACCGTCCTGATCGTCGGCGTGATGTTCGGCTACCTGGCCGGCGCGGTCGTCGACGTGCTGGTCTACTACACCGAGCCGGAGCGGCTGCAGAGCCTGGCCGGCTTCACCCGGGGCACCGTCCGGGACGTCTCGTGGGACGACCTGCGGGTGCTCGCGCCGGTCTGCGTCGTCGCCGTGGTCGTGTCGCTGGCGCTGGCGCGGCCGCTGAACGTCCTGCTGCTGGGGGAGCGGTACGCGGCGACGATGGGCATCCCGGTGCGCGCGGTGCAGCGGCTGTCGCTGGTCGCGGTCGCCGTGCTCGCCGGGGTGACCACCGCGTACTGCGGGGTGATCGGGTTCATCGGCCTGGCCGCCCCGCACCTGGTCAGGGGCCTGTTGCGCACGTCGGATCACCGGGTGGTGCTGCCGGCCTCGGCGCTGCTCGGGGCCGTGCTCGTGCTGGTCGCCGAGTACGTGGCCGGCGGGAACGGCGTCACCGGCACGGCCCTGCCGCTGAACTCGGTGACGGCCTTCATCGGCGGGCCGGTCGTGCTGTGGGTGCTGCTGCGCCGCCGGCGCGACTCGGCGCAGGTGCCGGCATGA
- a CDS encoding ABC transporter ATP-binding protein, which translates to MTGDAVLAAAGLTAGYQGARRRPVAVVESVSASLRPGRLVCLLGPNGAGKSTLLRTLVGSQPALGGSVRLDGAELSRLTARERARRLAVVLTDRVDVGLLTARDLVTMGRTPRTGWFGALRGADHDVVDWALAAAGATELAGRHVDELSDGERQRVMVARALAQQPSVLVLDEPTAFLDLTRRVELMALLRRLAAETGLAVLMSMHDLELALRTADEIWLVHPGGRFQAGAPEDLGADGSIAAAYAGDGIRFDHAAGTFVTDGREDGPAVNVGGDETAVHWARRAAARAGVAVAASAAHRLEVRDGPPVTWTLTAAGRATSGSGFATLHGRLAELAPATSGLPADPAETRSTTP; encoded by the coding sequence ATGACCGGCGACGCGGTCCTCGCGGCCGCCGGCCTGACCGCCGGGTACCAGGGAGCCCGCCGCCGGCCCGTCGCCGTCGTCGAGTCGGTGTCGGCGTCGCTGCGGCCCGGCCGGCTGGTCTGCCTGCTCGGGCCGAACGGCGCCGGGAAGTCGACGCTGCTGCGCACCCTGGTGGGCAGCCAGCCGGCGCTGGGCGGGTCCGTGCGCCTGGACGGCGCGGAACTGTCGCGGCTGACGGCCCGCGAGCGGGCCCGGCGGCTCGCGGTCGTGCTGACCGACCGCGTCGACGTCGGCCTGCTCACCGCCCGCGACCTGGTGACCATGGGCCGCACCCCGCGCACGGGCTGGTTCGGCGCCCTGCGCGGCGCCGACCACGACGTCGTCGACTGGGCGCTGGCGGCGGCCGGCGCCACCGAGCTGGCCGGCCGGCACGTCGACGAGCTGTCCGACGGCGAGCGGCAACGGGTCATGGTCGCCCGCGCGCTGGCGCAGCAGCCGTCGGTGCTGGTCCTGGACGAGCCGACCGCGTTCCTGGACCTCACCCGCCGGGTCGAGCTGATGGCGCTGCTGCGCCGGCTGGCCGCCGAGACCGGCCTGGCCGTGCTGATGTCGATGCACGACCTCGAGCTGGCGCTGCGCACCGCCGACGAGATCTGGCTGGTCCATCCCGGCGGGCGGTTCCAGGCGGGCGCGCCGGAGGATCTCGGCGCCGACGGCAGCATCGCGGCGGCCTACGCCGGCGACGGCATCAGGTTCGACCACGCGGCCGGCACCTTCGTGACCGACGGGCGCGAGGACGGCCCGGCCGTCAACGTCGGCGGCGACGAGACCGCGGTGCACTGGGCGCGCCGGGCGGCCGCCCGGGCCGGCGTGGCCGTCGCCGCGTCGGCCGCCCACCGCCTCGAGGTCCGTGACGGACCACCGGTGACCTGGACCCTCACCGCCGCCGGCCGCGCGACCAGCGGTTCCGGCTTCGCCACCTTGCACGGCCGGCTCGCGGAGCTCGCGCCGGCCACCTCCGGCCTCCCGGCCGACCCCGCAGAGACGAGGAGCACCACACCATGA
- a CDS encoding ABC transporter substrate-binding protein, protein MNRASRTTVPALAAALLVLAGCGADDDTRPAAEADVRGCVTDQSGDDDHFPVKSTVEESELWNIEYFGSYKVITVADGENPGDEDLRYVLYQCGTPQPPAEGVLADALFVEIPVDSATVTSFNALAMIDRVGRNRSVTGLSGQLLGNGDQDAWYASVIEEAGDPLPVGEYTDLDRETLLVLENDVLFMSGFGVGFDDITNARAAGLPGVSVSNRLETHALASAEWIKMIGAFYNAEEAANAEFDAIRGRFDAVVERVTGAGAATGRQVGYVCVGEQFCGDFFYAHGVDTLNGRLLAQLGADNPFGDDNTEPNGRLYDYEAALGAGADADFFINYAPMSEHLATTAADSRYQSFAPIAAGRFLAVADESFQECRAKGYLDVDLLIKDYAIGLAPDLFPGERGTCYVAPAAAG, encoded by the coding sequence ATGAACCGAGCGTCCCGCACCACCGTCCCGGCCCTGGCCGCTGCCCTGCTCGTGCTCGCCGGCTGCGGCGCCGACGACGACACCCGGCCGGCCGCCGAGGCCGACGTCCGCGGCTGCGTCACGGACCAGTCCGGCGACGACGACCACTTCCCGGTCAAGAGCACCGTCGAGGAGTCGGAGCTGTGGAACATCGAGTACTTCGGCTCCTACAAGGTCATCACCGTCGCCGACGGTGAGAACCCCGGCGACGAGGACCTGCGCTACGTCCTGTACCAGTGCGGGACGCCGCAGCCGCCGGCCGAGGGCGTCCTGGCCGACGCGCTGTTCGTCGAGATCCCGGTCGACAGCGCCACCGTCACGTCGTTCAACGCGCTGGCGATGATCGACCGGGTCGGCCGGAACCGGTCCGTCACCGGGCTCAGCGGCCAGCTTTTGGGCAACGGTGACCAGGACGCCTGGTACGCGAGCGTCATCGAGGAGGCCGGCGACCCGCTCCCGGTCGGCGAGTACACCGACCTCGACCGCGAGACGCTGCTCGTCCTGGAGAACGACGTCCTGTTCATGTCCGGCTTCGGCGTGGGCTTCGACGACATCACCAACGCTCGCGCCGCCGGGCTGCCTGGCGTCAGCGTCTCGAACCGGCTCGAGACGCACGCCCTCGCCTCCGCCGAGTGGATCAAGATGATCGGGGCGTTCTACAACGCCGAGGAGGCCGCCAACGCCGAGTTCGACGCCATCCGCGGCCGCTTCGACGCCGTCGTCGAGCGGGTCACCGGCGCCGGCGCCGCCACCGGCCGGCAGGTCGGCTACGTCTGCGTCGGCGAGCAGTTCTGCGGCGACTTCTTCTACGCGCACGGGGTGGACACGCTGAACGGGCGGCTGCTGGCCCAGCTGGGCGCGGACAACCCGTTCGGCGACGACAACACCGAGCCCAACGGCAGGCTCTACGACTACGAGGCGGCCCTGGGCGCCGGCGCCGACGCGGACTTCTTCATCAACTACGCCCCGATGAGCGAGCACCTGGCCACGACCGCCGCCGACTCGCGCTACCAGAGCTTCGCGCCCATCGCCGCGGGCCGGTTCCTCGCCGTGGCGGACGAGAGCTTCCAGGAGTGCCGGGCCAAGGGCTACCTCGACGTCGACCTGCTGATCAAGGACTACGCGATCGGCCTCGCCCCCGACCTGTTCCCCGGCGAGCGCGGCACCTGCTATGTCGCGCCGGCCGCGGCGGGGTGA
- a CDS encoding flavin reductase family protein: MSVRLHTPAPSPRPAQPVSVDADAFRAAFRRHAAGVVVITADAGGRPAGFTATSLASVSLDPPLLSFALATTASSWPAVAIAPTLVVNFLADDQHGLATTFATSGIDRFAAPTRWSRLVTGEPVLDSAPGHLRAVVVDRHPVGDHHIVVARVTHAWSGGEHAPLVYHAGAYGRVEHRAAG, translated from the coding sequence ATGTCCGTCCGCCTCCACACCCCGGCCCCGTCCCCCAGGCCGGCCCAGCCCGTCTCCGTCGACGCCGACGCGTTCCGGGCCGCCTTCCGCCGCCACGCCGCCGGTGTCGTCGTCATCACCGCCGACGCCGGCGGCCGGCCGGCCGGGTTCACCGCGACGTCCCTCGCCTCGGTGTCCCTCGACCCGCCGCTGCTCTCGTTCGCCCTCGCGACGACGGCGTCCAGCTGGCCCGCCGTCGCGATCGCGCCCACGCTCGTGGTCAACTTCCTCGCCGACGACCAGCACGGCCTCGCCACCACGTTCGCCACCAGCGGCATCGACCGGTTCGCCGCGCCCACCCGGTGGTCGCGGCTGGTCACCGGTGAACCGGTCCTCGACAGCGCGCCCGGCCACCTCCGCGCCGTGGTCGTCGACCGCCACCCGGTCGGCGACCACCACATCGTCGTCGCCCGCGTCACCCACGCCTGGAGCGGCGGCGAGCACGCGCCCCTCGTCTACCACGCCGGCGCCTACGGACGGGTCGAGCACCGGGCCGCCGGGTGA
- a CDS encoding putative leader peptide has translation MTAGDLLVRRLAVDLMRSASALCPLCSHR, from the coding sequence ATGACTGCTGGCGACCTCCTGGTACGGCGACTCGCCGTCGACCTCATGCGCAGCGCCAGCGCACTGTGTCCGCTCTGCTCGCACCGCTGA
- a CDS encoding ABC transporter substrate-binding protein, with amino-acid sequence MTTTHAPIHRRRRLAAAASTVLLLVTAACSSGAADDDTEDAAASGEPVRGGELVYLDAEIPISALIQEQGTWQDRALFWNLTDRLVYRNAETGEFEPWIAQSWEVSDDGLRYDFVIRDGVSYSDGTPVDAQSVARNLTRQVYGDEAKGLAKNYAFPDDAQITADPATRTVTVVLTQPWAPLLGALTGWAAGLVADSVFELTREEQSDYTNLVGSGPFTVQSVEYGKSYVLTRRDGYAWAPESSPNQGEAYLDTVAITPVQEDSVRLGTLRSGQAHLLRYVQPSEERALADDGYTIVARSGVGLANQWPLRQNVWPGDDPDVRKALQLAVDREQIIEDLYTENWSAATSVLAPGTAGYTDLSAEIGYDPERAATLLDEAGFAERDADGYRVRDGRRLSLKTYVDVFDNTAKALFQHIQAQFKDLGVEVVIDETDYSSYGQTVNADPAVNFTRTGWPHPDPAHGLWNVYSSGRADSLKLEGADPQLDALLDAGLHAPGADAESAALAETQRYLLENALTIPILNDTQVYAGAPDLHGFTLSDGGLPEYQRAWLDAG; translated from the coding sequence GTGACGACGACCCATGCCCCCATCCACCGGCGACGCAGACTCGCCGCAGCGGCGAGCACGGTCCTGCTGCTGGTGACCGCCGCCTGCTCGTCCGGCGCCGCGGACGACGACACCGAGGACGCCGCGGCGAGCGGCGAGCCGGTGCGCGGCGGCGAGCTGGTGTACCTCGACGCCGAGATCCCGATCTCCGCGCTCATCCAGGAACAGGGCACCTGGCAGGACCGGGCGCTGTTCTGGAACCTCACCGACCGGCTGGTCTACCGCAACGCCGAGACCGGCGAGTTCGAGCCGTGGATCGCGCAGAGCTGGGAGGTGTCCGACGACGGCCTGCGCTACGACTTCGTCATCCGCGACGGGGTCAGCTACAGCGACGGCACGCCGGTCGACGCGCAGAGCGTGGCGCGCAACCTGACCCGTCAGGTGTACGGCGACGAGGCGAAGGGGCTGGCGAAGAACTACGCCTTCCCGGACGACGCGCAGATCACCGCCGACCCGGCGACGCGCACCGTCACGGTGGTGCTGACGCAGCCGTGGGCGCCGCTGCTGGGCGCGCTCACCGGCTGGGCGGCCGGCCTGGTCGCCGACTCGGTGTTCGAGCTGACCCGCGAGGAGCAGTCGGACTACACGAACCTGGTCGGCAGCGGCCCGTTCACGGTCCAGTCGGTCGAGTACGGCAAGTCGTACGTGCTCACCCGCCGCGACGGCTACGCGTGGGCGCCGGAGAGCTCGCCCAACCAGGGCGAGGCGTACCTCGACACCGTCGCCATCACGCCGGTGCAGGAGGACTCCGTCCGCCTCGGCACGTTGCGGTCCGGGCAGGCGCACCTGCTGCGCTACGTCCAGCCGAGCGAGGAGCGGGCGCTGGCCGACGACGGCTACACCATCGTCGCGCGCAGCGGCGTCGGCCTGGCCAACCAGTGGCCGCTGCGGCAGAACGTCTGGCCCGGCGACGACCCGGACGTGCGCAAGGCGCTGCAGCTGGCCGTCGACCGCGAGCAGATCATCGAGGACCTCTACACCGAGAACTGGTCGGCTGCGACCAGCGTGCTCGCACCCGGCACGGCCGGCTACACCGACCTCTCCGCGGAGATCGGCTACGACCCCGAGCGCGCCGCCACGCTGCTCGACGAGGCCGGCTTCGCCGAGCGCGACGCCGACGGGTACCGCGTCCGCGACGGGCGGCGGCTGAGCCTCAAGACCTACGTCGACGTCTTCGACAACACCGCCAAGGCGCTGTTCCAGCACATCCAGGCGCAGTTCAAGGACCTCGGCGTCGAGGTGGTCATCGACGAGACCGACTACAGCTCGTACGGCCAGACCGTGAACGCCGACCCCGCGGTGAACTTCACCCGGACGGGCTGGCCGCACCCGGACCCGGCGCACGGACTGTGGAACGTCTACTCGTCCGGGCGCGCCGACAGCCTGAAGCTCGAGGGCGCCGACCCGCAGCTGGACGCGCTGCTCGACGCCGGCCTGCACGCGCCCGGCGCCGACGCCGAGTCGGCGGCGCTCGCCGAGACCCAGCGGTACCTGCTGGAGAACGCGCTGACGATCCCGATCCTCAACGACACCCAGGTCTACGCGGGCGCCCCGGACCTGCACGGGTTCACGCTGTCCGACGGCGGCCTGCCCGAGTACCAGCGGGCGTGGCTGGACGCCGGATGA
- a CDS encoding ABC transporter permease yields the protein MSRRAFVVRRSAQALLVVWLSYTLVFAVLFVLPGNPIRDKITNPLNPLPESVVRPLIEYYDLDLTLLEQYVVTLGRTLTGDLGYSLVNGIPVTELLAQGLSETVALATLALLFSVVLALGIALTAVFFPVAAVRSVVRALPAVFLSTPSFLVGFVLLVVFSFQLGWVSSIRDQGLVSYVLPALTLAIAVTAPIAQVLIQGLSRARGEPFVTVLKAKGVPPATIAGRHVLKNGSIPALTLAALTVGDLLAGATIVETIFNRTGIGLITEQAVREQDTPVVMAIVVLVSALFVAINLVTDLVYPVIDPRITVG from the coding sequence ATGAGCCGGCGCGCGTTCGTCGTGCGCCGGAGCGCGCAGGCGCTGCTGGTGGTCTGGCTGTCGTACACGCTGGTCTTCGCGGTGCTGTTCGTGCTGCCCGGCAACCCGATCCGCGACAAGATCACCAACCCGCTCAACCCGCTGCCCGAGTCGGTGGTCCGGCCGCTGATCGAGTACTACGACCTCGACCTCACGCTGCTCGAGCAGTACGTCGTCACGCTCGGCCGGACCCTCACCGGCGATCTCGGCTACTCGCTGGTCAACGGCATCCCGGTGACCGAGCTGCTGGCGCAGGGGCTGTCCGAGACGGTGGCGCTGGCGACGCTCGCGCTGCTGTTCTCGGTCGTGCTGGCGCTGGGCATCGCGCTCACCGCGGTGTTCTTCCCGGTCGCGGCCGTGCGCAGCGTCGTGCGCGCCCTGCCGGCGGTGTTCCTGTCCACGCCGAGCTTCCTGGTGGGCTTCGTCCTGCTGGTGGTCTTCTCGTTCCAGCTCGGCTGGGTCTCGTCGATCCGGGACCAGGGCCTGGTGTCGTACGTGCTGCCGGCGCTGACGCTGGCGATCGCCGTCACGGCGCCGATCGCCCAGGTGCTGATCCAGGGGCTCAGCCGGGCCAGGGGCGAGCCGTTCGTCACCGTGCTCAAGGCCAAGGGGGTGCCGCCGGCCACCATCGCCGGGCGGCACGTCCTCAAGAACGGGTCGATCCCGGCGCTGACGCTCGCCGCGCTGACCGTCGGCGACCTGCTGGCCGGCGCCACGATCGTCGAGACGATCTTCAACCGGACCGGGATCGGGCTGATCACCGAGCAGGCCGTCCGCGAGCAGGACACCCCTGTCGTCATGGCCATCGTGGTGCTGGTGTCCGCGCTGTTCGTGGCCATCAACCTGGTCACCGACCTCGTGTACCCGGTCATCGACCCGCGGATCACGGTCGGATGA
- a CDS encoding ABC transporter permease, with the protein MTAAGIAVPATGFRLREVSVTEWLALAVVTLLVVAVVAPGLLTAYDPLAPDPAAILQGPSAAHPFGTDYLGRDLLSRVVHGTVRTMVGSAVAVVIGLGLGTVLGLLAAYFGGVVDAVISRVVDVLLSIPGLLLSMVVVVALGFGALNAAIAVGVSSVAVFTRLMRSETLTVTGLPFVEASHHLGGSRRQVLIRHVFPNSYSAVLSLTALQFGLAILWISSLSFLGYGAPPPQPEWGLLVAEGREYVVSSPWLVVIPGLAITVSVLSISRVSQFVKERVL; encoded by the coding sequence ATGACGGCCGCCGGCATCGCCGTGCCCGCCACCGGATTCCGGCTGCGCGAGGTCTCCGTGACGGAGTGGCTGGCCCTCGCCGTCGTGACGCTGCTGGTCGTCGCGGTGGTCGCGCCCGGCCTGCTGACGGCGTACGACCCGCTGGCGCCGGACCCGGCGGCGATCCTGCAGGGACCGTCGGCGGCGCACCCCTTCGGCACCGACTACCTGGGCCGCGACCTGCTGTCGCGGGTCGTGCACGGGACCGTCAGGACGATGGTCGGCTCGGCCGTCGCGGTGGTCATCGGGCTCGGCCTGGGCACCGTGCTCGGGCTGCTGGCCGCCTACTTCGGCGGGGTCGTCGACGCGGTCATCTCGCGGGTCGTCGACGTGCTGCTGTCGATCCCCGGCCTGCTGCTGTCGATGGTGGTCGTGGTCGCGCTCGGCTTCGGCGCGCTCAACGCCGCGATCGCCGTCGGGGTGTCGTCGGTCGCGGTGTTCACCCGGCTGATGCGCTCGGAGACGCTCACCGTCACCGGGCTGCCGTTCGTCGAGGCCAGCCACCACCTCGGCGGCAGCCGGCGGCAGGTGCTGATCAGGCACGTGTTCCCCAACTCCTACTCCGCGGTGCTGTCGCTCACCGCGCTGCAGTTCGGCCTCGCGATCCTCTGGATCTCGTCGCTGAGCTTCCTCGGCTACGGCGCGCCGCCGCCGCAGCCGGAGTGGGGGCTGCTCGTCGCCGAGGGCCGCGAGTACGTCGTCTCCTCGCCGTGGCTGGTGGTGATCCCGGGGCTGGCCATCACCGTGTCCGTCCTGTCCATCAGCCGGGTGAGTCAGTTCGTGAAGGAGAGGGTGCTGTGA